Within the Malassezia vespertilionis chromosome 3, complete sequence genome, the region ATGCGAGTGTGGACGGGGTTCGGggtgcgcggtgcggcgcgcgtgtgccAGCCGATTGTACGGCATGTGTCTCCGGTGCGATCTATGGGTGCaagcatgctgcgcactgcgccgaACGCAATTTCCTCTATGGCCGTGCCGATTGCGGTCCATGCGCGTCATTTCCAAGACATGGCCAACAAGACAGCACCTAGCACGCCCGCCCAGCCGAACGGCGAAAAGGGCTCTGAGAGTAAGGATGAAATGGATAACTGGACCATCATTAAAAAGCTGCTTGCCTATGTGTGGCCGAAATCCAACAAAGGCACCAGGGTGCGTGTCTTGTTTGCCGTATCATTGCTCATTGCGGGAAAGCTCCTCAATATCCAGGTTCCTTTCTTTTTCAAGTCCGTTGTTGATGACATAACCCAAGCATTTTCTGAGCCGCTCGACGCGAGCAATCCACGCACGATTTGGGTTGTTGCCGGCGCATCGATTCTGGGCTttggccttgcgcgcatcggcgcgtcAGCCTTTTCCGAACTTCGCAATGCTATATTTGCAAACGTCGCACAGCGCTCGATCCGCACGATTGCGGGCAATGTATTCACACATCTGATGCACATGGACCTTGCTTGGCATCTTTCGCGGCAAACGGGCGGAGTGACGCGTGCGATTGACCGCGGAACCAAAGGCATTAGCTTCCTCCTTTCTTCTATTGTCTTTCACATTGTTCCCACTGCGCTGGAGATTTCACTGGTGTGCGGCGTACTTTCATACAAGTACGGACCATCGTTTGCGGCCGTCGCCGGCACTACGATGCTTGCTTACGCCTACTTTACCATCCGCACAACCAGCTGGCGCACTCAATTCCGGCGCCAGGCGAATGCCGCTGAtcagcgcgcagcgacggtGAGTCTTGACTCGCTTTTAAACTACGAGGCGGTCAAGTACTTTAACAACGAGTCGCACGAGATTGCTAAGTACGACGCCGCGATGAAGGACTACGAAAAAGCGAGTGTCCGGATCGCGACGAgtcttgccgcgctgaaTACCGGACAAAACGTTATATTCTCCACGAGCCTGACCTTGATGATGTACATGGCCGCACAAGGCATCGCGCAAGGGACTATGACGGTGGGCGATCTTGTCATGGTCAACCAGCTCGTGTTCCAGCTCTCGCTCCCGCTCAACTTTTTGGGATCAGTGTACCGCGATCTGCGGCAGAGTCTGACGGACATGGAATCGCTCTTCAAGCTCCAGGCGCAGCCCACGGCGATTGACGCCAAGGCGAACGCTCCGCCGCtggctgtgccgcgcggcgagatCCGCTTCGAAAACGTGACATTTGGCTACTACCGAGACCGCCCCATTTTGCAAAACTGCTCGTTTACTATTCCCGCAGGACACAAGACTGCAATTGTAGGGCCAAGTGGCAGCGGAAAGTCGACCATCTTCCGCCTCCTCTTCCGCTTCTTTGAGCCTCAGAGCGGCGAGATATACATCGACGGGCAAAGGATCAGTGAGGTGTCGCTTGAGAGTTTGCGGACTGCCATCGGTGTCGTGCCGCAGGAGACGCCCCTTTTTAATGATACGATTTGGGAGAATCTGCGGTACGGCAGGCTGAGTGCTTCGAACGAAGAAGTTatgcaagcagcgcggctcgcACGAATCGACAAGTTTATTGGGAGTTTGCCGCAAGGGTACGAGACAAAGGTTGGCGAGCGTGGACTTATGATATCTGGAGGAgagaagcagcgcttggcaaTAGCGCGTCTCTTGCTCAAGAACCCAGATATCTTGTTCTTTGACGAGGCTACCTCTTCGCTGGATTCAGAAACCGAAACGGAGCTGATGCGCAATGTGAACGCCTTGCTGAATGATTTGCAGCACACGTCTGTTTTTattgcgcatcgcttgcgTACGGTCGAAGATGCGGATACGATCCTTGTCTTTGccggcggcagcgtcgccgAGCAAGGAAGCCACGATCAGCTTATGGCTATCCATGGCGCCTACTATAATTTGTGGAACGCACAGGTCACGAGCGTCCGTGCCGaaacgcaagcggcgcaaacgtaCGACAATGTGGATGCAGgggcgcgcgaaaaaacCCAGCATGCACccgagcgtcgcgccggCAGCGCACCGACCATAGCACATAAATCCGATGCATAGACTCCGTGCATAAATCCTGCCATTGTTTCCTCCTGCTCCCATGTCCGCCCCGGCCCTGCCGACCGaccggcgccgcacgatGGTAGAGCGGCTTGCCCCTCTTCtctcgcgcaatgcagcgtGTGTGTACCGCGTCTCTGATTGGATCTTGTTGGCTGTGATGGTCGTGTACTTCCGCCACATAGGTTTGGCGACGTACGGTTTCCGTCAGCAGTTTAGCGTCGACGATATCAATATCCAGCACCCCCATGCGAAACAGCAGCATGTCACGGAACGCCAGTTGTTTATTTACTCGTGCTTCCTTCCCGCActgtgcattgcagccCTTTCCTTCCTGCAGAAACGGCCGCTCTCCCAGCTGAATGTCGGCCTTTTAGGCCTGTTCCTTGCAGTGAGTATCACCGCGAGCATGTCCAACACAATCAAGCTCTGGGTTGGCCGGCCGCGGCCTGATTTTCTCGCACGGTGCAAGCCGCACGTTCTGAAACCGCCGTCACACGGCGTGTATCATAGTACGCTTGTCACCGACGCCGTGTGCACCGCCGATATTTGGTCCCACACCATCGTGGACGGTTTCAAAAGCTTCCCCAGCGGTCACTCGAGCTGTGCATTCTCTGGACTGGTTTACCTAGCCCTCTATATTCGCTGCACGATGCAAGGGGtcatgcgcagcatcgcccAGGCGCAGTACAATACAttcgagcttgccgcggaaAGCGACACAGAGCGTGGCAGCGACGTTGCTGAGGAGACAAATGTGAGTGGCACCGACTCTACCAAGCCACGCACGTCTCTGATttgtgcgcttgcgcttccgTTGCTTCCGATCATGGCTGCATGCTACATTGCTATGAGCCGCTTGATGGACTACAAACACCACCCGACCGACGTTCTTGCCGGCGGCATCCTAGGCACTGTGATTGCCGTTGCCGTCTTCTCCGTGTACCGCCCGCTTGGCGTTCCTGCGTCCTGAGCGAGGATGCGTGCGATATGCGTAAATATGAAGCCCAGCAATGTctgctgcgtgcacagcaCTTCCAGCTCGCATCGATACCCCGCATGTAGCTGCGCGGCCAACTCATAACGGCACATGGGTGGAAGTCGCTTTTTTTGGAGCACATCCCACGCCTTTTTCCGGTCGGCCTCGGTCAGTTGTACAGCGGCGAGCGACGATGTAGTGTAGCGGAGCCACTGCTCCGTGCGTAGCCCAATCCAATGCACCTCTCCTTGTACGCCTCCCAGTGCTTCCCAGTATGTCCTGGTGTGAGTACGTTGCCAGCCTACCGAAAAATATCGACGCCGTGTGGATCCGCAtcgaggaggaagaggatgTGTGGAGAAGGCATTTTTTGTGCAAGTTCCCGCAGCATCCATCGTGTGGCAAGGTCGGGGTAGCCTTTGCCTGtgacgagcgcgccgggcgcagTAATTCCGTACACGAGACCCTGCTCGAGAAAGTGGGAGGTCTGTAGTGTTTGGTACACGGCGTGCTTCTCCACGACGAGCACCCATTCGGCAGACGTGTGCACTTCTCGCACACTCCCTGGATCGGGTATAAACTTCTCCCATGTAttctcgccgccgcgcttggtATGGTGCACAAAGTAGACTGGCCCCATCACAAGTCCGCTTGGCGACGCACACACGCCCAGCACGGACCGTGgactgcgcagcgtcacgCTGATTCGATGGACCAGAGACGTGACCATTCTCTGCGACTCAAACAGCGCCGGATCGCGATAATAGAGGTCGCTAATGTCAGCCGAAAACCACGCACCGAATCGTACTAGTGGTGCctgtgtgcagcgccgcgtggatATGTCGCAGCACCCCGAAAAGTTGTGCTTTTATTAGCATTGTAAAACGTACCCCATTGACATATTCGCTTTTGGCTCTTTGCAGGGAACTCCCACTTGACTGTCGTGCCTTGttgttttgcgcgcggcgcggcaaggtgcATTGTGTACGCATGCTCCGCGGCTTGGACTCCGCgaagaaaagcgcgcgaaaagTGCTCGATCCTTGCACATGCCTCCTCACGTGTACTGCAATAAGTTTGCCGCGGCGACCCACTTTGCTACCTCCCACGGCGGAAGCATGACAGGAACAGTGTAGGATGCACCCCGCACCATGCCTCCACATAgcacctccacatggcTCTTGCCACCATGCGGCAGCCGCCGAGCCTCTATGTGGAATCGACAGAGCTTTCTGCCGACTCGGTCGAGTCGCATCCGTTGCTACCGTACACATTTGCAGTATCCACTTACCAAGTAGACCAAGACACAGAGACAGATGCAGCGAGTCCTTCGTATTCACGGCGtggccgctgctgcttaCATCGAGCCGTCCGCGACGAAGACGGCTTGCACTGCCAAGTGCTTGCCGCAGTCTCGGGCGCGGCGATTCTCGATACAAAATGGTGTCTTGCCGGCAGCGCGAATCCtgagcatgcgctgggGCTGCTGGGCATTGCCGATGCTACGGGGCACATTACCTTGCATCGCCTCGAAAAAGCAACCGAGCTGCAATTTACGACGCATGACACCTGGCAGATGAATGGGGAAAATGCACTTTGTTTGAGCTTAGACTGGTCGGACCGCGCTCCGTTTGAAGAGAcctgcacacgcgccgatgcgcgcctAATTTGCAGCCAAAGCAACGGCAAGCTGGTCACCGTGCCGAGTGTCCACGCTGGGACAAAAAATGGAATTCCTCTTGGACTTGAGTCGTGGCTTGCGCATGAGTATGAGTCGTGGATCGCCGCATGGGACTGCTGGAGCAATGGCGCCGTAGTTTGGAGCGGAGGCGACGATCTAGCATTGCGCGGCTGGGACCTGCGCCAGCCGATGCACGACGGAGCGCGCCCAACTACATTTTCCACAACAAAGTGGTACGTACGCACTCTACTGACTCTAGTTTTCAGGGCGGCGTCACTTCGATTCAAAGTCATGCGTTCCGGCAGCACTGCTGGGCCGTTGGTAGCTACGATGAGAAGCTGCGCATTTTTGACGCACGCAACACACAGCGGCCCGTAAGTGAAACGGAGGTGGGTGGGGGGATATGGCGGACCAAGTGGCATCCGACACGCCCCGACACGATTTTACTGGGCTGCATGCACGGGGGATTTCAAGTATTGCAGGATACACAGCCTGCTGCGGAGGCTATGGAGGTTGTGTGCCACTTTGATGCACACAACAGTATTGCATATGGGTGCGATTGGGAACGGGGAATGCTCCAAACGAACCCCGACGAGGACTTGGTCTATAGCTGCTCCTTCTAcgacgcgacgctgcgggTGTGGGCGTGGGCGTAGCTTTAGTAATCGTGTTGTTGTGCACCTTCTCCACTGGCCATGGCGTAAGATGCGCGTACTGTGCGTAGCTGAAAAACGTACGTCGCAACAACAAATTAACGCCAGCATCCATTGCCAAGTCCATTGCGCAGATTTTAtctggcggcgcatttgcaaATGTACGCGAGCGCAACATTAACAGCAGCGAGAAGGACGCGATAAATATTGCAGGAACTATGACTTTCCCTACCGCTTACCCCGCGCAGTCCTCGGTGGTGCCGGTGCACGCAATGCGCAGATCGATGTAGAAATGACATTTACATCTGTGCGTGGGCACATGATGGAGCTCGAATTCCCGGACGAGTACAAGTGGGGCAAATGCGAGCCCTCTGCCCTGTTTACCGCGCCCACATTCCTACGAATCACCAAGGATGCACAGAAACTTGCGCAGAATTTgacgcgcgaagcgcagcgagccgaCATGCTTATGATATGGACAGATTGTGATCGGGAAGGCGAGCAAATCGGTCACGAAATTGTACAgcattgccgcgccgcgcggcctGCACTTCGCGTTcaacgcgcgcgatttAGTGCTCTGATACCCGGCCAAATCCAGCACGCGGTGCGTACGCCCGTGGAACTGGACATGAACGCCGCGTACGCcgtcgaggcgcggcagcaGATTGACttgcgcgcaggcgctgccTTTACGCGCCTGCAAACCAACGCGCTTGGTCGAACGTTGACGGCGTTGGACGGCATGTTGATCAGCTACGGCCCGTGCCAGTTTCCCACGCTTGGGTTTGTCGTAGATCACTACAAACGAGTGCAGGCTTTTCTGCCTGAGCCATTCTGGTACATTGATATCCAGTACCGTGTGCCGCAATTCGGCAACGTCGCGTTTCACtgggcgcgcaagcacctgtTTGAGGAGCGGATTGTACAaacgctgcacaagcgctgTCGTGATGCGGGAGCTGCTACTGTGACAAAAACAACGGAACGTCCGGTgaccaagcgcaagccCACGCCGCTGACCACGGTCGAGCTGCAAAAGAGCGGGTCGCGACTTTTTGGCATGGCGCCGAAGCGCGTGCTGGATGTAGCAGAAGCGCTTTACCAGCGTGGACTTTTGTCTTATCCACGCACAGAAACAGACCAGTACGATAAGCAGTTTGATTTCGCCGCTCTGCTCCAGAAGCAGGCCAGCGATACTGCGTGGGGCGCGCTGGCCTTGCAGCTACTTGACTCGATGCAAGGCACACCAACCGAAAAAGTGCGCTTCCAAACTCCCCGCAACGGAGGCAAAAACGACAAGGCGCACCCCCCCATCCATCCCACTATGCATGCCAACGGGCTCCAAGGCGACGAAAAGAAGGTGTACGACTACGTAACACGCCGGTTTCTCGGTTCCTGTGCGACCGACGCGGAAGGCGTAGAGTCTGCCGTGGACATTACACTGGGCGACGAGCAGTTCCATGCATCGGGCACGATTGTCAAGGCGCTCAACTACCTGTACATATTCACGTACGAATCCTGGAAAGACAAGGCGATGCCAGACTTTGCACAGGGCCAGCAGTTTAGGCCGACGGTGTGCGAGATGAAAAAAGgcacgacgacgcggcCGCAGCTCTTGACCGAAGCGGACTTGGTCAGTCTCATGGACAAGAATGGGATCGGCACAGACGCGACGATAGCAGAGCATATACGCAAGGTGATCGACCGCCAGTATGTCATGCGGCAAAAGCAGGGCAAGGTTCACTATTTAATTCCGTCGACATTGGGAATGGGTCTCGTCGAAGGGTATGGGAAAATGGACGCTAGCAAGCACCTTTGTCAGCCgatgctgcggcgcgcgacagAAGAAAAGCTGGACCTTGTTGCCTCTGCCGCACTTACTCGCGACGCCACTGTGCAAGAGAGCATGAGCGAGTACAAGTCCATTTTCATGTCCATCAAAGACAATTTTTCAACCATCTGCCAAAGTGTCAGTGGCTTTTTAGACGGCACAAGAGAGAGCGCTGCGATAcccggcgcgctggagcaaGGCGCAGAGTGCAGAGTGCCGTCTGTGCTTTCAAGACAAgtttcgcgcgcggcacccGTGCCTTCGGCGTCCCCTGAACCAATTCTATGCCACTGTAGCACGCCTGCCATACAGCACAGCAGgcccagcgcgcaagcacgcccctactgggcgtgcgcaaatgAGACGGACGGATGTGGTTTTTTCCTGTGGTGCTCTACGCCCCCCGCAACCAACAACGCCCCGCGCTCGTCCTCCAGACCCAATACATCCCGCACCGCCCAAACAGACCCTGCTTtgcctcgctgcgcgtgtgATTTGACAGCCAAGAAgctccaagcgcgcacggGAGACAATGCGGGCCGTTATTTCTACTGCTGCCCCAAAGAAagccagcgcgcaaagtaTGTATTCCTTCTACTTACACTAGATGCCGTTTTTTTGCATGGGCCACCGACGCGCCCGCACCAAGTAGCGGCAGGAAACGacgtggcgctgcgccagcgcagccacggcgcaaaaaagcgcgcggcgaagcgTCCACATGCTTTCACTGTCACGAGCCGGGACATTGGGCGCACGAATGGTATGTTTCGAATTAATGAATCGTCTGTGCTGACACAAGTTTCCACCGTTCGTGATTCAGGAACGCAAGAAATCTATAGGCGGAAATTATGGCGGCTTCCGGCCGAATCGTCGTGCGGTCATAG harbors:
- the ATM1 gene encoding Iron-sulfur clusters transporter atm1, mitochondrial (TransMembrane:4 (i107-128o150-169i226-252o258-275i); COG:Q; EggNog:ENOG503NUAA), coding for MRVWTGFGVRGAARVCQPIVRHVSPVRSMGASMLRTAPNAISSMAVPIAVHARHFQDMANKTAPSTPAQPNGEKGSESKDEMDNWTIIKKLLAYVWPKSNKGTRVRVLFAVSLLIAGKLLNIQVPFFFKSVVDDITQAFSEPLDASNPRTIWVVAGASILGFGLARIGASAFSELRNAIFANVAQRSIRTIAGNVFTHLMHMDLAWHLSRQTGGVTRAIDRGTKGISFLLSSIVFHIVPTALEISLVCGVLSYKYGPSFAAVAGTTMLAYAYFTIRTTSWRTQFRRQANAADQRAATVSLDSLLNYEAVKYFNNESHEIAKYDAAMKDYEKASVRIATSLAALNTGQNVIFSTSLTLMMYMAAQGIAQGTMTVGDLVMVNQLVFQLSLPLNFLGSVYRDLRQSLTDMESLFKLQAQPTAIDAKANAPPLAVPRGEIRFENVTFGYYRDRPILQNCSFTIPAGHKTAIVGPSGSGKSTIFRLLFRFFEPQSGEIYIDGQRISEVSLESLRTAIGVVPQETPLFNDTIWENLRYGRLSASNEEVMQAARLARIDKFIGSLPQGYETKVGERGLMISGGEKQRLAIARLLLKNPDILFFDEATSSLDSETETELMRNVNALLNDLQHTSVFIAHRLRTVEDADTILVFAGGSVAEQGSHDQLMAIHGAYYNLWNAQVTSVRAETQAAQTYDNVDAGAREKTQHAPERRAGSAPTIAHKSDA
- a CDS encoding uncharacterized protein (EggNog:ENOG503NW3V; TransMembrane:5 (o22-42i68-86o98-119i239-259o271-289i); COG:I), coding for MVERLAPLLSRNAACVYRVSDWILLAVMVVYFRHIGLATYGFRQQFSVDDINIQHPHAKQQHVTERQLFIYSCFLPALCIAALSFLQKRPLSQLNVGLLGLFLAVSITASMSNTIKLWVGRPRPDFLARCKPHVLKPPSHGVYHSTLVTDAVCTADIWSHTIVDGFKSFPSGHSSCAFSGLVYLALYIRCTMQGVMRSIAQAQYNTFELAAESDTERGSDVAEETNVSGTDSTKPRTSLICALALPLLPIMAACYIAMSRLMDYKHHPTDVLAGGILGTVIAVAVFSVYRPLGVPAS
- the SPO11 gene encoding endodeoxyribonuclease (COG:L; EggNog:ENOG503NZYJ), coding for MGDLYYRDPALFESQRMVTSLVHRISVTLRSPRSVLGVCASPSGLVMGPVYFVHHTKRGGENTWEKFIPDPGSVREVHTSAEWVLVVEKHAVYQTLQTSHFLEQGLVYGITAPGALVTGKGYPDLATRWMLRELAQKMPSPHILFLLDADPHGVDIFR
- a CDS encoding methylated diphthine methylhydrolase (EggNog:ENOG503P1YJ; COG:E); the encoded protein is MRQPPSLYVESTELSADSVESHPLLPYTFAVSTYQVDQDTETDAASPSYSRRGRCCLHRAVRDEDGLHCQVLAAVSGAAILDTKWCLAGSANPEHALGLLGIADATGHITLHRLEKATELQFTTHDTWQMNGENALCLSLDWSDRAPFEETCTRADARLICSQSNGKLVTVPSVHAGTKNGIPLGLESWLAHEYESWIAAWDCWSNGAVVWSGGDDLALRGWDLRQPMHDGARPTTFSTTKCFQGGVTSIQSHAFRQHCWAVGSYDEKLRIFDARNTQRPVSETEVGGGIWRTKWHPTRPDTILLGCMHGGFQVLQDTQPAAEAMEVVCHFDAHNSIAYGCDWERGMLQTNPDEDLVYSCSFYDATLRVWAWA